The following DNA comes from Halostagnicola kamekurae.
CGATCGTGAAGAGAGCATCGAACGTCGTGGTCGCGTTCTCGTTGAGTCCAGCGCTTTCGGTATCGTCGCCGGCTCCGATCGAAATCTGCACGACCTGGGCTTCGTCTTCCTCACCGCTCATCTCTACGTACTGGCTATCCTCGGGAACAGTGAACTCGAGGAGCGCCTGACTATCGTCGGCGACTTCGACGTCGAAATCACGTTCTGCTTGGACCGTGTCAAACGCACCCGAGGCACCGATCAGTCCGACTCCACCTGCGAGCGTTCCAAGTCCAAATAGCGTTTTACGGCGGGTAACTCTCATATGACGAATGAGAGATGTCCGTGCGAGCACTTTAATCACTTTCATTGTAAATGTTCGCGGGCGCTGCCTGAAGCGCCGCAGGTGCAGGCTGAACGGCTATCTGGCTGGGCCTGTACCGTATCGAAGACCAATCAAACACGGCATTTGCGCTTGACACTGGTACAACTGTAATCAGTATGACTGCAGCAACACCATTCCTCGAACGAACTGCGCCAAACCTGTTATTTGGAGCGGGGTTTTGACTGTCGTCTGTCTTACTCCCCGTCGTCGAGCTCGAGCGACCGATCCGAGTGACCGAACTGTACTTGCTTCGAAGTTCGATGCTGAATCAGCGACGAGCAGATGAATACGAGAAGTATACCACCGATCAGAGCGGGGTATGAAACCTGCTCTGGAAGGACGCCAACCGACTTTAGCAGTACCAGCCCGCTGCTAATTACCGATATACCGAGATAATAGATGCTCCACGAGATATCGGAGTCAGCTATCAATTCGATGTGGAGATCGAGGTTTCGCGCTTTCTCCGTGGCGTCGATGGATTTGTCGTCGATCTCGAGCAATCCCGCTCGCTCGAGTTTTGGAAGGTGATGTTGACTGAGCGATGTGTAAACGCGTTTCCGTTCCGTCTGTGTGACCGCCGAGAGCGGCTTGTCGTATTCCCAGGCGGCAACCTGCGAAGCGAGATCCGAAATGGAAACCTTCCCCTCCGATTGTAAACAGATTTGGAGGGCATACCGTCCTCGGTGGCTTCCGAGAGCGTCGAACAGAACGTTCTGTCGTTCGTAACTCGGCGTTTCTTCTTTGTCGTGTTTCTGCTGACTCATGCTAGTGATCACCGCCGATTTCGTCGTCCGAAACCGTTTCGTGGTTTCTGGCGTTCGCCCGCCGATCACGATTTATCTGATCCACTCGAAGTACCGGTGGCGCGTGTTCCCCAAGCACCCGTTGACATTCGACTCGCGTGTAGTGATCCTCGGACGAACGCTCGAGAAACGTCCGAAGGAGTCCGCTCGTCCAGGTCTCCCCGTCCAACCCGACCTCGCTCGGAGCTGTCTCGAGAACTCCATCGAGCCATTCATATCGGCGAATTGAGGGCTGATCGAGGGTAGACTCGACCGGCGGAGTTGACTCGTCCCGTACTGGTGGTGGCGCTGTGACGGTCGGAGTCGGCTCCTCGCGTTCCCATCTGGGACTCGGAACCGTCCGTTTCGATCGACTACGCACGGTCCACGGGAGTCGCCGTTTGAACTGCTGTCGTATCGAGAGCCCACGGGACCGGGAACGGAGACGGAGCCGTCCCGTTCCGATCGCTAGCATTCCGGTGATCGACACGACGAGAGCGACCGGGAGATTTATCGCCACCAGTGCAACGACCGGGTGGACACCGTGGAGTGTCGCGATCAGGGACGGTGGGAGCAAGACGACGTACCGACTTTCTTTGACGTACCGATAGTGCGTTCCAGTTTCCGCAGGAGCGTCCATCGTAACCGAAACGTTCGCCGTCGACTGTCTCGAGACGTACTGCTCCGGCTGAGAGATATGAACGCCGTCCCCTGCCGGTTCTAAGATTGCGAACACTGGGATCTGTCCGCCGTTTTCGATCGAGTATGTCACGTCGTCGGACGTTCCTGCTTCGATTATCTGTTCGTCGGTGTCGTCCGGGTTCGCAGAGCTAACGATCTCGTACTGATACACCCCTGATGGCAACAACATCGACAGGTTGAGTGGCACGATGACGACCAGTATCACGACGAGAACGACGAGAGTCCCGTCTCGAGTTATTTTCCGCTGTGAACGCGCTCCCCGATGGTCGGTCGCTGTGGTTCCAACTGACGTGAGAACCAAAAAGAGTAGACTCACACCCAACAGACCGGTCACGAACGTCTGGTTTCCGGGGGATTCGAGTCCAACCGTCGAAAATAGCCTGTTTTGAAGTGTCTCAGTCGCTCCTGAAACCATCTCTTTCGCGGTCCCTAACTCGGGTATCGTAACGAGTTCACCGCCGATCGTGAGCCCGACAGATTTGATTTGCCCCTCCTGAACTGGAGGCTCGTCGCTTTCTTGATCAGTGAAGGGATTCGCATCCCCTTTCGTGATATATCCCTCCTCGGTGATATCGTCGACGCGGTGGGTCGTCAGGCCACCCCCGTCACCGAGTTCTTCGGCCTCGAACAGGATTACGTCGCCCTCCTCGATTTCACCGGCGAACTGGGACGGGACCGCAACGTAGCCGTCCCCCGGTTCTAACGTCGGTTCCATACTTCCCGTTTCGACGAATACGAGCATCGGTTGCCCCAACAACTGCCCGAGAAGTAACAGTGCGATGAGAACGAGGAGCAAGAGAAACAGGCCAGACTGAACCCGCCGCTGTATCGAACTCATGTGTGGTGTCGACTCCCTCCAGTGGGACGAGATCGAATCTGGCGAGCGTCGTCCGTCGGCGTGTTCCCCTCGAACCGGAACCGATTAGAACTCATACTGTTCGAACTCGTCGATGGTCTCGTCGGCGTAGTTGAGCAGCCAATCTCGAGCGGGTGAACCCGGATGGACGTAGATGTAGCTGTACTCTTCGTCGAGGACCGTGCTGACACCGAGTTGCTGATCTTCGATCACTCGTTTGTTCGTATCGATAGCGACGTCGATCAATCCCGTGAGATTGTCGACGAGTATCGTCGATTCGTACTCACGTTCGGATGGGAACGTTCCCGTCGTGATCCACTCGTCGAACCGCTCGCGATCGCGTTCGAACTCCAACTGTTCTCGTTCCGCGTCAGTGATCTCGAGTGCGCCCGTGTTGCGTGCGACGAAAAGCCCAATGAGACCGACCAAACTGGTAGCAAATACCACGACCGATCCAACCGATTGGAGCGGTGACGGCGGGACTTGGGTTCTGACCCGCTCGGTCGTCGGGTGCGTTTCGTCGATACCGCCGACTTCGGTGACGCTGAACGTCGAAGGACCGATATCGAGCGGGAGAGCGCTCTCGTACGAATGGTTCACTCGCTGGCCGTCGACTTCCCCCGTGAGTTCACTCGTCGAGAGGACGCGAACATTCACCGACCCATCGCTCGCGCCGAGTTCGTTTTCGATCTCGACAATGCGTTCTCGAATCGGTTCGATATCCACCTGGAACTCCACGGCGTGGGTATCCTGAGGCGACATCGAAGTCGTTCGCTCCGTTTCCAGTGTCTCGGTCGTCTCCCAATACACCGCTTGGTCGTTCTCTCCCTGACTCTGAATTCGAAGCGAGATCTCCGTGGTGACGGTGAGATTGCCGCTATCTGCGGTATAGTTATACGAATACACGCCAGCCAGCCCGGAGGAGACGTTCGAATAATACAGCGGCCGGTTCTCGAGTCGCTGGCCGGCCTCCCAAACGCTCGTGTTTTGCGTTATAACCGTGCTGTGATCGTATGTCGTCGTTTCTTCCCACTGGTTGACGGTTCGCTGGTCCGTCTCGTACGCGGGTGTGACGTTGATCTGATACGCCCAGATACCAGAGAGGGTAGTCAGGATGAGTACCAGGACGATTACGGGGATAAACCACTCCGTCAAACCGGCGCGAACTCGCGGAGAGAGATCATCCGTATTCATCGTCATCGAAGGTTACTCCGCTCTCGGTGTGATGGGCGTAACCAGTAATGTATACTACCACGGTTCGTTTATATATGTTCTCAAATACAGTCTGAGTGACAGCCAATTACAGACATGGGATGGCGCCACGAGAGATGTCATTTCGATTACGGCGTATCGGTGTCAGTTGAATCGGCATCGAAAACGGTTGGCAACGATATTGTAAACAGCGTCTCGTCTTGGCTCGACTGGATCGAGAGGTTTCCACCCGATTGGTCTACAATCCAGTGAACGATCCACAACCCGACTCCGTCCCCATGATTGAGTGGTGTTTCTTCACCCTCGACGATCGCTGAGAACTCCGCCTGTGGGAACTGGTTTCCGCCAGCTTTGAGTTCGAGTGATATTGACGGGTCGGAGTCAGATCGCGGGCTCTCTGCTGTGAGTGTGATCGAATCACTGTATTCGACCACCGTCTGTAGCAGGGTTCGAACGGCAAACTCGAGGTCCTCGTTCGCCCGGACCCACAAGTCTGGGCCAACACGCATCGAAATCGAACTCTCAGGGTTCTCTCGTCGTACATCCTCAACGACGCGACTGACAGTCCGGGAGAGGGGAATCGGATAGATGGGATCGGACTCGTGATTCAGCGACGTCTGAAGCTGATTCACAGAATCGGCGATAGTCAGGAGGTTCTGTGCGGTCGTCCGTATCTGATCGGCCCGGTCGGCCAGTTCTTCTGTCTCGAGTGACTCCTTGAGAGTGGTGCTTTGGCCGAGAATGAGGGTTAAATCGTTTCGGATGTTATGACGCATGACACGACTCAGTACGTCGAGGCGCTGTTGACGTCGATGGGTCTCATCGTACGCCGCAGAGAGGTCTGTGAGGGTCTGTAACATCCGTTCGAATTTGGCTTCTGGTTTCTCTGCCTTGAGAAGGGGTTCCGGTCCGGTATAGTATGAATTTGGGCGGAGTTTTCCACGGTAGACGATATCCGAGTACGCATGAACGATATCGATCAAATCGCTGGCATCGAATTTCGTCATATCGTACTGGGCGAGTGCAACGCACGGAAGATCCGCAGCGGAGTCATTAAAACGCGATATCGCTTTCAAGAGTTCGCGGATCGAGCGATTCGACGTGTGAATCCAACTCATCTCAGCGGTGATCAAGAGTCCATCGAACCCACGGTTTAGACTTTCCTCGACCATCTCGAAGACGAAATCGAGGATCCCATCGCAGTCCAGCGATGACTTTCTCCCTTTCTCGGTAAGCGTTTCGACGACGAATTGCTCATCGGGGATCGATTCGTGATCGACGCCGAATCGAGCGAGTGCCGAACGGAGTTCGTCGCTCGAACTTTCGGATGCTAAATACAAACAGCGTTGGTTTCGCTCGAGTCCGGATTTGACGAACGGCATCGCGGCAGCCAGTCGTTGTTCACGGTTATCGAACAACACCGCGAGATTAGCAGTATCGAATGCGGTCACGACGTTAGAGCTCTGACAAACCCGATCGAAATCTACAGAGTGGGCGTTAGATGCCGCAAAGAGGTGATTTTCTGTTGTATCCATATACGGTCCCAAATGACATTGGCTGTCTCTCAATTTCTAACTTTGTCATATGTATCTTTGGATACTCCGACAAGTGCTTGTCAATGACTCCGACTCGTGAAAGAATCGCTGAACCGACTGCCCTTATTACTATGTGATGGTAACATAACCCAAGGCCACACGAGATATGAGGGTTCAAGTGGGTTACCGCTGTAATGTAAACAGGATCTATGTCACGTCAAACTCGAGTCTTGGCCGTCGCCAATGATCGGTCATCGTTACGACACTGGACCGAGGTACTCGAGGAGTACGAGGACATAGAAGTTCGATCGGCACAGGGGGTTTCCGAGGGTCTTTCGGTAATAACAGAGGCGGATATCGACTGTGTGCTGGTCGATCTATCGACGCCACAGTTGAATCTCGAGTTCATTCGGACGGTCGCTGACCGCAATCCGGAGCCACGATTATTACTCGTTACCGAGGACGAAGCAGACAAGACGATTAACAACGCGATCGAAGCCGGTGCAACTGATTACGTTCCGAAAGCAACTGCGAACTCGTCAGACGGAAGATTCTCCCAGATACTACATGAATCGACTGAACCCGATCAAGCCGAATCGAACACGAGTTCGCGCACATCAACACGGATCGACGTGGTTGCACCGAGCGAGTCGGAAACTGATGCCGAGTCCGATTT
Coding sequences within:
- a CDS encoding DUF7344 domain-containing protein gives rise to the protein MSQQKHDKEETPSYERQNVLFDALGSHRGRYALQICLQSEGKVSISDLASQVAAWEYDKPLSAVTQTERKRVYTSLSQHHLPKLERAGLLEIDDKSIDATEKARNLDLHIELIADSDISWSIYYLGISVISSGLVLLKSVGVLPEQVSYPALIGGILLVFICSSLIQHRTSKQVQFGHSDRSLELDDGE
- a CDS encoding signal peptidase I, encoding MSSIQRRVQSGLFLLLLVLIALLLLGQLLGQPMLVFVETGSMEPTLEPGDGYVAVPSQFAGEIEEGDVILFEAEELGDGGGLTTHRVDDITEEGYITKGDANPFTDQESDEPPVQEGQIKSVGLTIGGELVTIPELGTAKEMVSGATETLQNRLFSTVGLESPGNQTFVTGLLGVSLLFLVLTSVGTTATDHRGARSQRKITRDGTLVVLVVILVVIVPLNLSMLLPSGVYQYEIVSSANPDDTDEQIIEAGTSDDVTYSIENGGQIPVFAILEPAGDGVHISQPEQYVSRQSTANVSVTMDAPAETGTHYRYVKESRYVVLLPPSLIATLHGVHPVVALVAINLPVALVVSITGMLAIGTGRLRLRSRSRGLSIRQQFKRRLPWTVRSRSKRTVPSPRWEREEPTPTVTAPPPVRDESTPPVESTLDQPSIRRYEWLDGVLETAPSEVGLDGETWTSGLLRTFLERSSEDHYTRVECQRVLGEHAPPVLRVDQINRDRRANARNHETVSDDEIGGDH
- a CDS encoding DUF5305 domain-containing protein; translation: MTMNTDDLSPRVRAGLTEWFIPVIVLVLILTTLSGIWAYQINVTPAYETDQRTVNQWEETTTYDHSTVITQNTSVWEAGQRLENRPLYYSNVSSGLAGVYSYNYTADSGNLTVTTEISLRIQSQGENDQAVYWETTETLETERTTSMSPQDTHAVEFQVDIEPIRERIVEIENELGASDGSVNVRVLSTSELTGEVDGQRVNHSYESALPLDIGPSTFSVTEVGGIDETHPTTERVRTQVPPSPLQSVGSVVVFATSLVGLIGLFVARNTGALEITDAEREQLEFERDRERFDEWITTGTFPSEREYESTILVDNLTGLIDVAIDTNKRVIEDQQLGVSTVLDEEYSYIYVHPGSPARDWLLNYADETIDEFEQYEF
- a CDS encoding MEDS domain-containing protein; its protein translation is MDTTENHLFAASNAHSVDFDRVCQSSNVVTAFDTANLAVLFDNREQRLAAAMPFVKSGLERNQRCLYLASESSSDELRSALARFGVDHESIPDEQFVVETLTEKGRKSSLDCDGILDFVFEMVEESLNRGFDGLLITAEMSWIHTSNRSIRELLKAISRFNDSAADLPCVALAQYDMTKFDASDLIDIVHAYSDIVYRGKLRPNSYYTGPEPLLKAEKPEAKFERMLQTLTDLSAAYDETHRRQQRLDVLSRVMRHNIRNDLTLILGQSTTLKESLETEELADRADQIRTTAQNLLTIADSVNQLQTSLNHESDPIYPIPLSRTVSRVVEDVRRENPESSISMRVGPDLWVRANEDLEFAVRTLLQTVVEYSDSITLTAESPRSDSDPSISLELKAGGNQFPQAEFSAIVEGEETPLNHGDGVGLWIVHWIVDQSGGNLSIQSSQDETLFTISLPTVFDADSTDTDTP